The proteins below are encoded in one region of Lactuca sativa cultivar Salinas chromosome 3, Lsat_Salinas_v11, whole genome shotgun sequence:
- the LOC111881541 gene encoding probable trehalose-phosphate phosphatase D has protein sequence MGLLELSTNENEYLSWLKKHPSALETFDEIIVKAKGDKIVVFLDYDGTLSNIVPNPDEAFMSKKMKTVVGEVARCFPTAIISGRSRDKVYEFVKLDDIYYAGSHGLDIAAPFQCIKVGDSNSHNKCVDKNGDEVVLFQPAQKYLPSIYKILDALKEETRNIKGVVLENNKFCVTVHFRHVSNKDFSMLEELVTSVVHNFKEFRLSNGKKVFEIRPDIEWDKGHALEYLLETLGYGSSNDVFPIYIGDDRTDEDAFKAIKNRGKGYSIVVSSTEKDTMALYSLRNPCDVKKFLSRLVSWKKGSN, from the exons ATGGGATTACTGGAATTATCAACGAACGAAAATGAATATCTTTCATGGCTG AAGAAACATCCATCTGCATTGGAGACATTTGACGAAATAATTGTGAAAGCCAAAGGGGATAAAATTGTTGTGTTCTTGGATTATGATGGAACTCTCTCCAACATTGTACCAAATCCAGATGAAGCTTTTATGTCCAAGAAG ATGAAAACAGTAGTAGGTGAAGTCGCACGTTGTTTTCCGACTGCGATCATAAGTGGAAGAAGCCGCGACAAG GTTTATGAATTTGTAAAATTAGATGACATATATTATGCTGGGAGTCATGGGCTTGACATAGCAGCTCCATTTCAGTGCATCAAGGTTGGAGATTCAAATTCCCATAATAAATGTGTTGACAAAAAT GGTGATGAAGTTGTGCTTTTCCAAccagcacagaaatacctgcctTCAATTTACAAG ATACTTGATGCACTGAAAGAGGAAACCCGGAATATCAAAGGTGTCGTGCTGGAGAATAATAAATTTTGTGTTACGGTACATTTTAGACATGTTTCTAATAAG gaTTTTTCGATGCTCGAAGAACTTGTCACATCTGTGGTACACAACTTCAAAGAGTTCCGACTATCAAATGGCAAAAAG GTTTTTGAGATTCGACCAGATATCGAGTGGGATAAAGGACATGCATTAGAGTATTTACTTGAAACACTTGGATATGGAAGTTCAAATGATGTTTTTCCTATTTATATTGGCGATGATCGTACAGATGAAGATGCATTTAAG GCTATAAAGAATAGAGGAAAAGGGTATTCAATTGTTGTTTCATCAACCGAAAAGGATACCATGGCTTTATACTCTCTTCGGAATCCTTGTGATGTCAAGAAATTTCTATCTCGCCTTGTGAGCTGGAAGAAGGGATCCAATTAA